In a genomic window of Schistocerca gregaria isolate iqSchGreg1 chromosome 5, iqSchGreg1.2, whole genome shotgun sequence:
- the LOC126272105 gene encoding pro-resilin-like produces the protein MKVYAVLSALALCVVAEPPVDRSYLPPSSEYGPPSASSRSAQYGAPAANGLSSQYGAPAANGLSSQYTAPSLTGAAFGPSGASSQAPAARVSSSFGSASSRRFGSVRRIGGGASTRYGAPSVAGRAAGFGGLGLSTQYGAPSHSGDALSTQYGAPSGNAGGLSPVYGVPGYSYNRAGAVEDALAEPANYEFSYLVQDGETLSDFGQEESRQGESAQGQYRVLLPDGRKQIVSYQADEGGYRPTVEYQDTGLTAYSAGVYGYGRGRAGAGAGAGNGGYHY, from the exons ATGAAG GTGTACGCCGTCCTGTCAGCGCTCGCTCTGTGCGTCGTCGCCGAGCCACCAGTCGACCGGTCGTACCTGCCTCCCAGCTCTGAGTACGGACCTCCCTCGGCCTCCTCTCGCAGTGCTCAGTACGGCGCCCCAGCAGCCAACGGCCTCAGCTCTCAGTACGGAGCCCCAGCAGCCAATGGCCTCAGCTCACAGTACACTGCACCTTCACTAACAGGCGCTGCTTTTGGTCCCTCAGGCGCTTCCAGCCAGGCTCCAGCAGCTCGTGTCTCCTCCAGCTTTGGAAGCGCCTCCTCCAGGAGGTTTGGATCTGTCAGGAGGATCGGCGGTGGTGCTTCCACTCGCTATGGCGCTCCTTCGGTAGCTGGCCGCGCCGCTGGCTTTGGAGGACTCGGTCTGTCCACACAGTACGGCGCCCCTTCTCACTCTGGTGACGCCCTCTCCACTCAGTACGGTGCGCCCTCTGGTAACGCTGGTGGCCTTTCTCCAGTTTATGGAGTTCCTGGATATTCCTACAATCGTGCCGGAGCCGTAGAGGATGCACTTGCG GAGCCGGCCAACTACGAGTTCAGCTACTTGGTGCAGGACGGCGAGACGCTGAGCGACTTTGGACAAGAGGAGTCCAGGCAGGGGGAGAGCGCCCAGGGCCAGTACCGCGTGCTGCTGCCCGACGGCCGCAAGCAGATCGTCTCCTACCAGGCGGACGAGGGCGGCTACAGGCCCACCGTAGAGTACCAGGACACCGGACTCACCGCCTACTCCGCCGGCGTATACGGCTACGGCAGGGGGCGCgccggagctggagctggagctggaaacGGCGGATACCACTACTGA